The Serratia rhizosphaerae genome has a segment encoding these proteins:
- a CDS encoding ShlB/FhaC/HecB family hemolysin secretion/activation protein: MKGNLSSLLWRLPLPAPLVAAGLLLTFSMPAHSAPAPDSVLQNAAARDAQEQQRQQERERALQQQNAPQSDVRLSRPDVALPDYPSDEHPCFTISRLQLVGEAAGRFQWALDAAKDAEGRCLGQQGIVLAINKVQNRILAAGYVTTRVMAQEQDLTRGVLTLTLQPGRIARVRFEEGVSWRGRLWNALPASAGDILNLRAIEQGLENFKRVPSVEADIKIAPGDQEATSDLLVSWKEGRPVRLSLGLDDSGSKSTGRYLGSATLAIDAPFAQNDLFYANIGKNLFEHGPFGNRSHTLNYVFPIGYWSLAANYNDYTYHQNIPNANEVLSYSGKSENLQLTLSRLLFRNQSHKLTLNMRAYRRHATNAVDGYNIDNQERRTAGWELGLNQRSYLGSATLDANLNWHRGTGAFGAKPAPEEAMHSGSARVGFAMGDVSLNQPFALGQQPWRYYTSLRGQWSANALTPQERMAIGGRYTVRGFDGELSLSGERGMVWRNELAWNVQSRGHELYTALDYGRVGGPSARRLVGKQLTGAALGVRGALWRRFSYDLFAGVPLSKPDAFHTSGATAGFSVNLEI; the protein is encoded by the coding sequence ATGAAAGGGAATTTATCCTCGCTGTTATGGCGGCTGCCGCTGCCTGCTCCGCTGGTGGCCGCCGGTTTATTATTGACGTTTTCTATGCCGGCACATAGCGCGCCGGCGCCAGACAGCGTATTACAAAATGCTGCCGCGCGGGATGCGCAGGAGCAGCAGCGCCAGCAGGAGCGTGAACGCGCGCTGCAGCAGCAGAATGCGCCGCAGAGCGACGTACGCCTGAGTCGCCCCGACGTCGCGTTGCCCGATTACCCGTCTGATGAACACCCCTGTTTTACCATCAGCCGCCTGCAATTGGTCGGCGAAGCGGCCGGACGCTTTCAGTGGGCGCTGGACGCGGCGAAAGATGCCGAAGGCCGCTGTCTGGGCCAGCAGGGCATCGTGCTGGCAATCAATAAGGTGCAGAACCGCATTCTGGCCGCAGGTTATGTCACCACCCGGGTGATGGCGCAGGAGCAGGATTTGACCCGCGGCGTGCTGACGCTGACGCTGCAGCCCGGCCGCATTGCCCGCGTGCGTTTTGAGGAGGGTGTCTCCTGGCGCGGACGGCTGTGGAATGCGCTGCCGGCGTCGGCCGGCGATATCCTCAACCTGCGCGCGATTGAGCAGGGGCTGGAGAACTTTAAGCGTGTGCCCAGCGTCGAGGCCGATATTAAAATCGCCCCGGGCGACCAGGAGGCGACCAGCGACCTGCTGGTGAGCTGGAAAGAGGGACGCCCGGTGCGTCTGAGCCTGGGGCTGGACGACAGCGGCTCGAAAAGCACCGGCCGTTATCTGGGGTCCGCCACGCTGGCGATTGACGCGCCCTTTGCCCAAAACGATCTGTTCTACGCCAATATCGGCAAAAACCTGTTCGAACACGGGCCGTTCGGCAACCGCTCACATACGCTGAACTACGTTTTCCCGATCGGCTACTGGAGCCTGGCCGCCAACTATAACGATTACACCTATCACCAGAATATCCCCAACGCCAACGAAGTGCTGAGCTACAGCGGTAAAAGCGAAAACCTGCAGCTGACGCTGTCCCGCCTGCTGTTTCGTAACCAGTCCCATAAGCTGACGCTCAATATGCGCGCCTATCGTCGTCATGCCACCAATGCGGTCGACGGCTACAACATTGATAACCAGGAGCGTCGCACCGCCGGTTGGGAACTTGGCCTCAACCAGCGCAGTTACCTCGGCAGCGCCACGCTGGACGCCAACCTCAACTGGCACCGCGGCACCGGGGCCTTCGGCGCCAAACCGGCGCCGGAAGAGGCAATGCACAGCGGCAGCGCCCGCGTCGGCTTCGCCATGGGGGATGTCAGCCTGAACCAGCCATTCGCCCTGGGGCAGCAGCCCTGGCGCTATTACACCAGCCTGCGCGGTCAGTGGAGCGCCAATGCCCTGACGCCGCAGGAGCGGATGGCGATCGGCGGCCGCTACACCGTACGCGGCTTCGACGGTGAATTATCGCTGTCCGGCGAGCGCGGCATGGTGTGGCGCAACGAACTGGCGTGGAACGTACAGTCGCGAGGCCATGAACTGTATACCGCGCTGGACTACGGCCGCGTGGGCGGCCCCAGCGCGCGTCGGCTGGTCGGCAAACAGCTGACGGGGGCGGCGCTGGGCGTGCGCGGCGCGCTGTGGCGGCGCTTCAGCTATGACCTGTTCGCCGGCGTACCGCTGAGCAAGCCGGATGCGTTCCACACCTCGGGCGCCACCGCCGGCTTCAGCGTCAATCTGGAAATTTAA
- a CDS encoding O-antigen ligase family protein, which yields MVSAPASSALLLRQRVFAFTALLLGASLPTSNFLMNVALGLAVVCLLWQRDCRQWKAVAAHPLVWLPALIFALLALSLLTQSHAYGAQMVGKYKKLLYVLPLALFFLADRRLAAHFLRGFLWANALILVISLAGGAGLATRWGIPPENPTVFKLQITQNVFMALAALVWLTRAVAGHRARRWLYGALALLAAANVLLMVQGRTGYVALVVGMGIWLLLTLRRRQRVAVIACGVLAVAMLMLIPNLAMERLALGVQQVRHCVLASAETAYQACDNSMGQRTAFARESWRLIQQAPLLGNGAGSFWYGNAETGYSVHNPHNEYLLETVQNGLLGLALFIGWMWCCYRVAWRQPVQRRNLLVAVLCSYMACHLFNSFLLDSSEGHLFVVIAALLAGWAVTPREMTDKNSHPANKEG from the coding sequence ATGGTATCTGCTCCTGCTAGTTCCGCTCTGCTGCTCCGGCAGCGAGTATTCGCCTTTACGGCCTTGTTACTTGGCGCATCGTTGCCGACTTCCAACTTTCTGATGAATGTCGCTCTGGGGCTGGCGGTGGTCTGCCTGCTGTGGCAGCGGGATTGTCGTCAGTGGAAGGCTGTGGCGGCTCATCCTCTGGTATGGCTGCCGGCGCTGATCTTTGCGCTGTTGGCGCTGTCGCTGCTGACGCAAAGCCATGCGTATGGGGCACAGATGGTCGGCAAGTATAAAAAGTTACTGTATGTGCTGCCGCTGGCGCTGTTTTTTTTGGCCGATCGCCGTCTGGCGGCGCACTTTCTCCGCGGTTTTCTGTGGGCCAATGCGCTGATACTGGTCATCAGCCTGGCCGGCGGCGCCGGACTGGCGACACGCTGGGGCATCCCTCCTGAAAACCCGACGGTGTTTAAGCTGCAAATTACCCAGAATGTCTTTATGGCGTTGGCCGCGCTGGTCTGGCTGACGCGCGCCGTTGCCGGCCATCGCGCGCGCCGCTGGCTGTACGGTGCGCTGGCGTTGCTGGCGGCGGCCAATGTATTGCTGATGGTGCAGGGGCGAACCGGCTACGTGGCGCTGGTGGTCGGCATGGGGATCTGGCTGCTGCTGACGCTGCGCCGCCGGCAGCGGGTGGCCGTTATCGCCTGCGGCGTGCTGGCCGTCGCGATGCTGATGCTGATCCCGAATCTCGCCATGGAGCGGCTGGCGCTGGGCGTTCAGCAAGTGCGGCATTGCGTACTGGCCTCTGCCGAGACGGCTTATCAGGCCTGCGACAACTCCATGGGACAACGTACCGCTTTTGCCCGTGAATCGTGGCGGCTGATTCAGCAGGCGCCGCTGCTGGGCAACGGCGCTGGCAGTTTCTGGTACGGCAACGCGGAGACCGGCTACAGCGTGCATAATCCGCACAATGAGTATCTGCTGGAAACGGTGCAAAACGGCCTGTTGGGCCTGGCGTTATTTATTGGCTGGATGTGGTGCTGCTATCGTGTGGCCTGGCGACAGCCGGTGCAGCGGCGTAACCTGCTGGTTGCGGTGCTGTGCAGCTATATGGCCTGCCACCTGTTCAACTCGTTCCTGCTGGATTCCTCCGAGGGGCACCTGTTCGTGGTGATTGCGGCATTGCTGGCGGGGTGGGCGGTGACGCCGCGGGAGATGACGGATAAGAATAGTCATCCTGCGAATAAGGAGGGCTAG
- the rfaQ gene encoding putative lipopolysaccharide heptosyltransferase III — MSSHPHAVFNSPHKALLPDSRLPNVLLHRERVQRILVIKLRHFGDVLLTTPLLSTLRANYPNALIDVLVYDGTEAMLAGNRDVYLAYTVDRSLKHQGLKAQYRGEYALWNSLRTGHYDLVINLSDQWRAALYCRFLKPTFSLGFTYPKRNNRLWRRCHSLLVDTEGHERQHTVLNNLSILAPLALPTQVTRVTQSWRQCDIDDVERLGRHYRLRNFVLIQPAARWAFKTWTAAGFSEVINHLTARGETVVLTGGRSAEEAAMIDAILAGCISPQRVINLAGRLDLPELALLISRARLFIGVDSVPMHMAAALQTPSVVLFGPSNLAQWAPWQASHTLLWAGDYRPLPPPEAVDTATAERYLAAIPPGDVIRAVDRRLASSDAPASVG; from the coding sequence ATGAGCAGTCACCCCCACGCCGTATTTAACTCTCCTCATAAGGCGTTATTGCCCGATAGTCGTCTCCCCAATGTTTTATTACACCGTGAACGGGTGCAGCGCATATTGGTGATTAAACTGCGGCACTTTGGCGACGTATTACTGACGACGCCGCTGCTCAGTACGCTGCGGGCGAATTATCCCAACGCGCTGATTGATGTGCTGGTGTATGACGGTACCGAGGCCATGCTGGCCGGCAACCGCGATGTCTATCTGGCCTATACCGTGGACCGCAGCCTCAAACATCAGGGGCTGAAGGCGCAATACCGTGGCGAGTACGCGCTGTGGAACAGTTTGCGCACCGGGCATTATGATTTGGTCATCAACCTCTCCGATCAGTGGCGTGCGGCGCTGTACTGCCGCTTCCTCAAACCTACTTTCAGCCTTGGGTTCACCTATCCGAAGCGTAATAACCGGTTGTGGCGGCGTTGTCATTCTCTGTTGGTCGATACCGAGGGGCATGAGCGGCAACATACCGTGCTCAATAACCTCAGCATTTTGGCGCCGCTGGCGCTGCCGACGCAGGTCACGCGCGTGACGCAATCCTGGCGACAGTGCGATATCGATGACGTGGAGCGGCTTGGCCGCCATTATCGGCTCAGGAATTTTGTCCTGATCCAACCGGCGGCGCGCTGGGCGTTCAAAACCTGGACGGCGGCCGGCTTCAGCGAGGTGATCAATCACCTGACCGCCAGAGGGGAGACGGTGGTGCTCACCGGCGGGCGCTCGGCCGAAGAGGCGGCGATGATCGACGCCATTCTGGCCGGCTGCATCTCGCCGCAGCGGGTGATTAATCTGGCGGGGCGGCTGGACTTGCCGGAACTGGCGCTACTGATTTCCCGCGCCAGGCTGTTTATCGGCGTGGATTCGGTGCCGATGCATATGGCCGCCGCGCTGCAGACGCCGTCCGTGGTGCTGTTCGGCCCCAGCAATCTGGCGCAGTGGGCGCCGTGGCAGGCATCGCACACGCTGCTGTGGGCCGGTGATTACCGGCCGCTGCCGCCGCCGGAAGCGGTGGACACCGCGACGGCGGAACGCTATCTGGCCGCGATCCCGCCCGGCGATGTGATACGGGCGGTCGACCGGCGTTTGGCGTCGTCGGATGCGCCCGCTTCTGTGGGTTGA
- a CDS encoding LysR family transcriptional regulator, with translation MIRLEDVTLFVRSAALGSFSNAAREAGLLPGQVSAAVQRLERDLDKRLFARSTRSLRLTAEGEKYLPYALEMLAIVQAGAESLHNTDHEFSGELKIAVPSDTGRNLLLPLLNAFCRQHPKLALRLSVSDQVSDVFRDPVDVAIRYGVLNDSSYVALPLADNNRRVLAASPDYLARHGRPETLDALADHHCILFTINGHAWDRWPFYPEEGSRELKVYGRLISDDADVARRWAVDGMGIVYKSWIDLYPDIAAGRLEVLLPQIPGQAAPLNFICPHRRQFSPAIRELYRQLHQALSDIAGRR, from the coding sequence ATGATTCGTCTGGAGGACGTGACGCTGTTTGTCCGCTCCGCCGCGCTGGGCAGTTTTTCCAACGCCGCCAGGGAAGCGGGCCTGCTGCCCGGCCAGGTGAGCGCGGCGGTGCAGCGCCTGGAACGGGATCTGGATAAGCGGCTGTTTGCCCGTTCCACCCGCAGCCTGCGCCTGACGGCGGAAGGGGAAAAATATCTGCCCTACGCGCTGGAGATGCTGGCGATCGTGCAGGCGGGGGCGGAAAGTCTGCACAATACGGATCATGAATTCAGCGGCGAGCTGAAAATCGCCGTGCCTTCTGACACCGGCCGCAATCTGCTGCTGCCGCTGCTCAATGCCTTCTGTCGGCAACACCCGAAGCTGGCGCTGCGCCTGTCGGTCTCCGATCAGGTAAGCGATGTGTTCCGCGATCCGGTGGACGTGGCGATTCGCTACGGCGTGCTGAACGACAGCAGCTATGTGGCGCTGCCGCTGGCGGACAATAACCGGCGGGTGCTGGCCGCCTCGCCGGACTATCTGGCGCGCCACGGCCGGCCTGAGACGCTGGACGCGCTGGCGGATCATCACTGTATTTTGTTCACCATCAACGGTCACGCCTGGGACCGCTGGCCGTTTTATCCCGAGGAGGGGAGCCGGGAGCTGAAGGTTTACGGGCGGCTGATCAGCGATGATGCCGACGTTGCCCGGCGTTGGGCGGTGGACGGCATGGGCATTGTCTATAAGTCGTGGATCGATCTCTATCCGGATATCGCCGCCGGCAGGCTGGAAGTGTTGCTGCCGCAGATCCCGGGCCAGGCGGCTCCGCTTAACTTTATCTGCCCGCACCGGCGCCAGTTTTCGCCGGCGATTCGCGAACTGTACCGGCAGCTGCATCAGGCGCTGAGCGATATCGCCGGGCGACGGTAG
- a CDS encoding zinc-binding alcohol dehydrogenase family protein, with protein sequence MKAIVYSQNGLPIADPQSLYETELPKPQPGPRDLLVKIRAISVNPVDTKVRNGAPTDAPRILGWDAVGEVEAVGAEVSLFKPGDEVFYAGSIVRPGAYAEYGLVDERIAGRKPQSLSDADAAALPLTSLTAWELLFDRLEVKPDEDAALLIVGAGGGVGSIMTQLARKLTGLTVIGTASRPETAEWVKSLGAHHVIDHSRPLTEELKKIGIDQVRYVASLTHTDKHFGQIIEALEPQGKMGVIDDPQTLDVMPLKRKAISLHWELMFTRAIFETADMQRQHEILQNVSRLIDDGTLRSTLGDHYGPITADNLRKAHALIESGKARGKIVLAGF encoded by the coding sequence ATGAAAGCCATTGTTTACAGCCAGAACGGTTTACCCATCGCCGACCCGCAGTCGCTGTATGAAACCGAGCTGCCCAAGCCGCAGCCCGGCCCGCGCGATCTGCTGGTAAAAATCCGCGCCATCTCCGTCAATCCGGTGGATACCAAGGTACGTAACGGTGCGCCGACCGATGCGCCGCGCATCCTGGGCTGGGACGCCGTCGGCGAAGTGGAAGCCGTCGGGGCAGAGGTCAGCCTGTTTAAACCGGGCGACGAGGTGTTTTACGCCGGCTCCATCGTGCGCCCCGGCGCTTATGCCGAGTATGGTCTGGTGGACGAGCGCATCGCCGGCCGCAAGCCGCAGTCGCTGAGCGATGCCGACGCGGCGGCGCTGCCGTTAACCTCGCTGACCGCCTGGGAACTGCTGTTTGACCGGCTGGAAGTGAAGCCAGACGAAGACGCGGCGCTGCTGATCGTCGGCGCCGGCGGCGGCGTCGGTTCCATCATGACCCAGCTGGCGCGCAAGCTGACCGGGCTGACGGTGATTGGCACCGCCTCGCGGCCGGAAACCGCCGAATGGGTGAAATCACTCGGCGCGCACCACGTCATTGACCACAGCCGGCCGTTGACGGAGGAACTGAAAAAAATCGGTATCGATCAGGTGCGCTATGTCGCCAGCCTGACCCACACCGATAAACACTTCGGCCAGATTATCGAAGCGCTGGAGCCGCAGGGGAAAATGGGCGTTATCGACGATCCGCAGACCCTCGACGTGATGCCGCTCAAACGCAAGGCTATCTCACTGCACTGGGAACTGATGTTTACCCGCGCCATCTTCGAGACCGCCGATATGCAACGCCAGCACGAGATTTTGCAAAACGTCAGCCGCCTGATCGACGACGGCACCCTGCGCTCGACGCTGGGCGATCACTACGGGCCGATCACCGCAGACAACCTGCGCAAAGCGCATGCCCTGATCGAAAGCGGCAAAGCGCGCGGCAAAATCGTGCTGGCCGGGTTTTAA
- a CDS encoding alanine/glycine:cation symporter family protein: MNELVNAVNGVIWSQALIYLCLGTGLYFSLRTRFLQLRHLKGMVRLIFQGKANAAGVSSFQALSMTLAGRVGTGNIAGVATAITFGGPGALFWMWTVAFLGASSAFVESTLGQVYKEKLDGEYRGGPAFYIEKGLGMKWYAWIFAIATIFSCGVLLPGVQANSIGASLDIAFGISPNVTAAIIAVLLGFIIFGGVKRIASFAGTVVPFMALGYIIVACVIVALNIDQLPGVILLVWKSAFGLDAGFGAILGLAIMWGVKRGVYSNEAAQGTGPHASSAAAVSHPAKQGLVQAFSVYIDTLFVCSATGFMLLITGLYNVQGPEGAALYTGIAGVAAGPGYVQTAMESMMPGFGSYFVAIALFFFAFTTIVAYYYIAETNVAYLNRKIHRPWLTLVLKIGLMASAVYGTVKTADLAWGMGDIGVGLMAWLNIIAILLLRKTAFTCLKDYEKQLAEGVDPVFHPEKLGIERADYWINNRAEVNQIRESTGNINENAGSSS; encoded by the coding sequence ATGAATGAACTTGTCAATGCCGTCAACGGCGTGATCTGGAGCCAGGCGCTCATTTATCTCTGTTTGGGCACCGGCCTGTACTTTTCTTTACGTACCCGATTTTTGCAACTGCGTCACCTGAAGGGGATGGTGCGTCTGATCTTCCAGGGGAAAGCGAATGCCGCCGGGGTCTCTTCTTTCCAGGCGTTATCCATGACGCTGGCCGGACGGGTAGGCACCGGTAATATTGCCGGGGTAGCCACCGCCATCACCTTCGGTGGCCCGGGGGCCTTGTTCTGGATGTGGACGGTCGCGTTTCTCGGCGCCAGTTCAGCCTTTGTGGAATCGACGTTAGGCCAGGTTTATAAAGAGAAGCTGGATGGCGAGTATCGCGGCGGCCCGGCCTTCTATATCGAAAAAGGGCTGGGCATGAAGTGGTATGCCTGGATTTTTGCCATCGCCACCATCTTCTCCTGCGGCGTGTTATTGCCGGGCGTGCAGGCCAATTCCATCGGCGCCAGCCTGGATATCGCGTTCGGCATCAGCCCGAACGTGACGGCGGCGATCATCGCCGTGCTGCTGGGGTTCATCATCTTCGGCGGCGTGAAGCGCATTGCGAGCTTCGCCGGTACCGTGGTGCCGTTTATGGCGCTCGGCTACATCATCGTGGCCTGCGTGATCGTGGCGCTCAATATTGACCAACTGCCCGGCGTCATTTTGCTGGTCTGGAAGAGTGCATTCGGCCTTGATGCCGGCTTTGGCGCTATTTTAGGGCTGGCGATCATGTGGGGCGTGAAGCGCGGGGTGTATTCCAACGAAGCCGCGCAGGGAACAGGCCCGCACGCGTCTTCCGCCGCCGCCGTCAGCCACCCGGCCAAGCAGGGGCTGGTGCAGGCGTTTTCGGTTTATATCGACACCTTGTTCGTGTGCTCCGCCACCGGGTTCATGCTGTTGATTACCGGGCTGTACAACGTTCAGGGGCCGGAGGGGGCCGCCCTCTATACGGGGATTGCCGGCGTTGCCGCCGGCCCCGGCTATGTGCAAACCGCGATGGAAAGCATGATGCCGGGCTTTGGCAGTTACTTCGTCGCCATCGCGCTGTTCTTCTTTGCCTTCACCACCATCGTGGCTTACTACTACATCGCGGAAACCAACGTCGCTTACCTCAACCGTAAAATACATCGTCCATGGCTCACCCTGGTGCTGAAAATCGGGCTGATGGCATCGGCCGTCTACGGCACGGTGAAAACGGCGGATCTGGCATGGGGGATGGGGGACATTGGCGTGGGGCTGATGGCCTGGCTGAACATCATCGCCATTTTGCTGCTGCGCAAGACGGCGTTCACCTGTCTGAAGGATTATGAGAAGCAACTGGCTGAAGGCGTCGATCCCGTGTTCCATCCGGAGAAGCTGGGCATTGAGCGGGCGGACTACTGGATTAACAACCGCGCTGAGGTAAACCAGATCCGTGAGTCGACAGGCAACATTAATGAGAATGCAGGTTCTTCCAGCTAG
- a CDS encoding AraC family transcriptional regulator, translated as MAWLQAQDSFNPDTLDNSVLGIAAELAQHDSGTHWHDKGQLLFCQQGSMRITLNQSICMLPPGRVAWIPPQVAHRVQVNGVVGYRSLYLDADRYACLPAQLAVLTASPLLREVLERIALAAFDTDWRHGAYANILAVCLDEIAAAPRELTLLPLPSDRRLRHLADLDMLPPLHQLSRYSGASEKTISRIFRRETGLSYQQWRQQWRLIKAIEMLAAGLNQSEVAGRLAFSSDSAFATFFKSMVGCPPRAYMKRRK; from the coding sequence ATGGCGTGGCTTCAGGCACAGGACAGCTTTAATCCGGATACGCTCGACAACAGCGTGCTCGGCATCGCCGCCGAACTGGCGCAGCACGACTCGGGCACGCATTGGCACGACAAGGGGCAGTTGCTGTTCTGTCAGCAAGGCAGCATGCGTATCACGCTCAACCAAAGCATTTGCATGCTGCCGCCGGGCAGAGTCGCCTGGATCCCACCGCAAGTGGCGCATCGCGTTCAGGTCAACGGCGTAGTCGGTTACCGTTCACTTTATCTCGATGCCGATCGCTATGCCTGTCTGCCTGCGCAGCTTGCCGTACTGACAGCTTCACCGCTGCTGCGCGAGGTGTTGGAACGCATCGCACTCGCCGCATTCGACACCGACTGGCGGCATGGGGCTTACGCCAATATTCTGGCGGTCTGCCTGGACGAGATCGCCGCCGCGCCGCGCGAACTGACGTTGCTGCCGCTGCCCAGCGACCGGCGTCTGCGTCATCTGGCCGACCTGGATATGCTTCCGCCGCTGCATCAGCTATCGCGCTATAGCGGCGCTTCCGAGAAAACCATCAGCCGGATTTTCCGCCGTGAAACCGGTCTCAGTTACCAACAGTGGCGTCAGCAATGGCGCCTGATTAAAGCGATAGAGATGCTGGCCGCAGGGCTCAACCAATCCGAGGTCGCCGGCCGGCTGGCGTTTTCCAGCGACAGCGCCTTCGCTACTTTTTTCAAGAGCATGGTGGGCTGCCCCCCGAGGGCGTATATGAAGAGAAGAAAGTAA
- a CDS encoding multidrug effflux MFS transporter, giving the protein MQRKLTLTLATSMMMFPQVVETIYSPALTHIAHGFRVSAEMAAQTLSCYFFAFALGVVVWGRMCDVIGRRPTILAGLTLYLLASLVALFSGSFSVLLAARVLAAFGAAVGSVGTQTAIRDRFDGYELARVFSVMGIAMAISPAVGVLSGAVLTHYWGYQGVFGGLALLAALLLGYAGWQLPETRPQQVMKNSFFGTLGRMIKDGDIWLSALLVALFNICMFSYYQLAPFHFSALELPAQWFGYTGLVLAAGVGIGAAINKFLIGKHWLFPALLTLACTLSLTGGLLVLLLEKSLWFVLPMMLVVMAYGIAIPNILARALRHYKDCMGTAGAILGLMYYLMLGGGLVLAGLSQHLGAVLSLCSLCVLLLAWRVVRNERRLALPEGENA; this is encoded by the coding sequence ATGCAACGTAAACTGACTCTGACATTGGCGACGTCGATGATGATGTTTCCCCAGGTGGTGGAAACCATATACAGCCCGGCATTAACACACATTGCGCACGGATTCCGGGTGAGTGCAGAAATGGCGGCGCAAACGCTCTCTTGTTACTTTTTCGCCTTTGCGCTGGGCGTCGTGGTATGGGGAAGGATGTGCGACGTCATCGGACGCCGTCCGACCATATTGGCCGGGCTGACGCTCTACCTGCTGGCTTCGCTCGTCGCGCTGTTCAGCGGCAGCTTCAGCGTGTTGTTGGCGGCACGGGTGCTGGCCGCCTTTGGCGCGGCGGTTGGTTCGGTAGGAACGCAAACGGCGATTCGCGATCGCTTCGATGGTTATGAGTTAGCGCGGGTGTTCTCAGTGATGGGAATCGCCATGGCGATCAGCCCGGCGGTTGGCGTGTTAAGCGGCGCAGTACTGACTCACTATTGGGGGTATCAGGGCGTGTTCGGCGGTTTGGCGCTGCTGGCGGCTCTGTTGCTGGGTTATGCCGGCTGGCAACTACCGGAAACGCGTCCGCAACAGGTGATGAAGAATTCATTTTTCGGCACGCTGGGACGGATGATTAAGGACGGAGATATTTGGCTTAGTGCGCTGTTGGTGGCGTTGTTCAATATTTGCATGTTCAGCTATTACCAACTGGCGCCATTCCACTTCTCGGCGTTGGAACTGCCGGCGCAGTGGTTCGGTTATACCGGCTTGGTGTTGGCGGCCGGGGTCGGCATCGGTGCGGCGATCAACAAGTTTCTGATCGGCAAACACTGGCTGTTTCCTGCGTTGCTGACGCTGGCTTGCACCTTGTCGCTGACCGGCGGCCTACTGGTGTTGCTGCTGGAAAAGAGTCTGTGGTTCGTTCTGCCGATGATGCTAGTAGTGATGGCGTACGGCATCGCCATTCCCAATATTCTGGCGCGCGCGCTGCGCCATTATAAAGACTGTATGGGCACGGCCGGCGCCATCCTTGGTCTGATGTATTACCTGATGCTCGGCGGTGGCCTGGTGCTGGCCGGACTGTCGCAGCACCTGGGCGCCGTGCTGTCGCTCTGCAGCCTTTGCGTGTTGCTGTTGGCGTGGCGGGTCGTGCGCAACGAGCGTCGTCTGGCGCTGCCTGAGGGTGAAAACGCCTGA
- a CDS encoding thioesterase II family protein, with product MNCTNFPAASRGLKPLTPGRQGSLRLIVFPHAGGGAAAFQRWSAGLHQEIELYAVQYPGREERAHEAPLCQPQSLINQLMPVLQPLQDKPLIFFGHSLGGRVALALAMALPQPPLQLIISASSSPFLARHSQLLRMPRVALLNALCAGEGLDESLIGDSALVDYYLPLIRADLLLSSQLLFPVQPGYHAPLAMFYGENDELIDRQDLLDWRRIAQGDFQQRAFAGGHMYIATQRDAVIAGIHQLLAGHLSDPASI from the coding sequence ATGAATTGCACTAACTTTCCCGCCGCCTCCCGCGGTCTGAAACCGTTGACGCCGGGACGCCAGGGCAGTCTGCGGCTTATCGTTTTTCCCCACGCTGGCGGCGGCGCCGCGGCTTTCCAGCGCTGGAGCGCCGGGTTGCATCAGGAGATCGAACTCTATGCCGTGCAATATCCCGGTCGAGAAGAGCGGGCGCATGAAGCACCGCTTTGCCAACCTCAATCGCTCATCAATCAACTGATGCCGGTACTGCAGCCACTGCAGGATAAGCCGCTGATCTTTTTCGGCCATAGTCTTGGCGGCCGAGTTGCGCTGGCGTTAGCGATGGCGCTGCCTCAGCCGCCGCTGCAGTTGATTATTTCCGCCAGTTCATCCCCCTTTCTGGCGCGCCACAGTCAGCTACTGAGAATGCCGCGTGTTGCTTTGTTGAACGCACTCTGTGCCGGCGAGGGGCTGGATGAGTCGCTCATCGGCGATAGTGCGTTGGTAGATTACTATTTGCCGCTGATCCGCGCCGATCTGTTGCTGTCCAGCCAGCTGCTTTTTCCGGTACAGCCTGGCTATCACGCCCCGCTGGCGATGTTTTATGGTGAAAACGACGAATTGATCGATCGTCAGGATTTGCTCGACTGGCGTCGGATCGCGCAAGGTGATTTTCAGCAGCGCGCTTTTGCAGGCGGACATATGTATATCGCTACGCAACGCGACGCCGTGATAGCGGGCATTCACCAGTTGCTGGCAGGCCACCTGAGTGACCCTGCCAGCATTTAG